Proteins found in one Fusarium oxysporum Fo47 chromosome V, complete sequence genomic segment:
- a CDS encoding Alpha/Beta hydrolase protein, with product MTLVPVTLESANAHNSCQFLFPPRRGDYLIQVSWPLCWNDRAPVNDDTIVSTVYIVDGNAYFFTATDIVRRLEFTHQTRAVIVAVGYPNKTCVFDKRRNGDLTPASSDGAYDIPPGPDGKPSLGPFGGASDFLDIIKKDIQPYIEKILFPNAPLGAGPKALFGHSYGGLFTLNALFTKPESFDTFIAASPSIWFNNCSIVRDQEQRFNERDPSTGRAPRLLVMFGGAEQTLIQLPGESDEKFEKKQKGAMLRKMKDNALALVARMEESPHLRNVWCWEFEGEDHGCAAPCALQRGLLRFLIDQRAG from the exons ATGACTCTCGTCCCAGTAACTCTCGAAAGCGCCAACGCGCATAACTCATGCCAATTCTTATTCCCCCCCCGAAGAGGCGATTATCTCATTCAAGTATCCTGGCCGCTTTGTTGGAATGATCGCGCTCCAGTGAATGACGATACCATCGTCTCCACTGT GTACATTGTTGATGGAAATGCGTACTTTTTTACTGCGACGGATATCGTGCGGAGATTGGAGTTTACGCATCAGACGAGAGCTGTAATCGTAGCTGTTGGGTATCCTAACAAAACTTGCGTTTTTGACAAGCGCCGGAATGGGGACTTGACACCTGCGTCTTCTGATGGGGCTTATGATATTCCCCCTGGACCAGATGGGAAACCATCGCTTGGTCCTTTTGGCGGCGCATCGGATTTTctggatatcatcaagaaagaTATCCAGCCGTATATCGAAAAGATTCTCTTCCCGAATGCCCCTCTAGGAGCAGGTCCTAAAGCGCTCTTCGGTCACTCGTACGGCGgtctcttcaccctcaacGCTCTGTTCACGAAGCCAGAGTCTTTCGATACATTCATCGCTGCGAGTCCGTCTATTTGGTTCAACAATTGCAGCATTGTTCGTGACCAGGAACAGCGCTTCAATGAGCGCGACCCTTCGACCGGTCGCGCGCCAAGATTATTGGTCATGTTTGGTGGAGCGGAACAGACGTTGATTCAATTGCCTGGTGAGTCGGATGAgaagtttgagaagaaacaaaaggGCGCGATGCTGCGAAAGATGAAGGATAatgctttggctttggtggCGAGGATGGAAGAGTCGCCTCATTTGAGAAATGTTTGGTGCTGGGAGTTTGAGGGTGAGGATCATGGTTGCGCGGCACCTTGTGCGTTGCAGAGAGGGCTGTTGAGGTTTCTAATAGATCAACGTGCGGGGTAG
- a CDS encoding uncharacterized protein (expressed protein): protein MSSTANFPNAWATIGQSLTTPNPTLQTATGNSNIAMSQTTFQAASSIIKRWRDFDFGNLHEPYGDLLDNYNVPVVVDEQSSVPATNITDLKKALTGHIVHRLRQPIATGVAILASRCGEARRDVTVLTDEPLAHRRRSALSFVTSDGERLAVSCAYTSNQWTSRELEDSESSQSYPLLRLATYCHDAGTRYGFIFSDHELVVARVSGTSFSCLIEWQSIPWEAAGPGVLTVNLSLFLMVMMALHNSHRPILRHLQPFPINFWYRFQNIDGDWVNRHHLSRREVFHHLPGAITELPNGVPFEDTHITE from the coding sequence ATGTCTTCTACAGCAAACTTCCCCAATGCATGGGCTACGATCGGCCAGTCGCTCACTACGCCCAACCCGACCCTCCAGACCGCTACCGGAAATTCGAACATCGCTATGTCCCAAACCACCTTCCAGGCCgcctcatccatcatcaaaaGATGGAGAGACTTTGATTTCGGAAATCTCCATGAACCATACGGAGACCTGCTGGATAACTACAATGTGCCCGTTGTGGTCGACGAGCAATCATCCGTTCCAGCCACCAACATCACGGACCTGAAGAAGGCATTGACGGGGCATATTGTTCACCGTCTCCGACAACCAATCGCTACGGGTGTCGCCATTCTCGCCAGCCGATGCGGCGAAGCTCGCCGAGATGTTACCGTGCTCACGGACGAACCTCTGGCCCACCGCCGCCGCTCTGCCCTGTCTTTCGTGACCAGCGATGGCGAACGTCTTGCCGTTAGTTGCGCCTACACCTCCAACCAGTGGACATCACGCGAGCTGGAAGACAGCGAGTCCTCTCAGTCTTATCCGCTCCTTCGTCTCGCGACGTACTGTCACGACGCGGGGACCCGCTATGGGTTCATTTTTTCCGACCATGAGCTCGTTGTCGCCCGTGTGAGCGGCACATCATTTTCTTGCCTGATCGAATGGCAATCCATCCCTTGGGAAGCAGCAGGTCCTGGGGTCTTGACAGTCAACCTGTCGCTGTTTCTCATGGTAATGATGGCTCTGCATAATAGCCACCGGCCAATCCTCCGACATCTGCAACCCTTCCCCATTAACTTCTGGTACCGCTTCCAGAACATCGACGGAGACTGGGTCAACCGGCACCACCTCTCTCGCCGCGAGGTTTTCCACCACTTGCCAGGAGCCATCACTGAGCTCCCAAATGGCGTTCCTTTCGAGGATACACACATCACTGAGTGA